The following are encoded together in the Euwallacea fornicatus isolate EFF26 chromosome 11, ASM4011564v1, whole genome shotgun sequence genome:
- the LOC136341761 gene encoding retinal guanylyl cyclase 1 isoform X5, with protein MRRKRPYDDTCGPPEKLYRALEAGPELVVGSFRPELCGSLTQFALYVNTTLRSWNCPGTFQDDLGPSTAEIARAFARVVIDMKWKSVAMVTVASGWWSALSQSLDTELRESGVVPKHSFLLETDSSLRSIEQKLRILKKSPCRALVFCMPASSGIFNFSRTLELPSHNTLSIFLDVRSLPSWRSLLRQRNNTAPTLSDVLLFVENDTADGTFTSTEEYVAKSVRNVVSGLSWTSRFSLVEVFTDGSFNPVVVITDANGSAMVPGSFERWWSTHEELDDCDALCRVLASRLFSDSIYWAACLAVFLMVTLLGVALLFRYRWLQKRTSKAPYKVLLAASDFTFPQLGDNLRVDEGIEAMLSCFLQQLQEFGGPEVDKPDLLQNSGGASARTPLRVGSSPNLAKQVIVDPRVRYNGDLVQMKPVPSVGSCELKAKAVELLVLLHGLRHENLNPLIGVLAEPPRAALVSEYCARGSLQDVLQQDDIKLDWSFRLSLLTDLVRGMKYLHTTQIRVHGYLTSRNCVIDARWVLKVTDYGLPAFSEAQGIQLPAKTARDLLWTAPELLRHCTLRKRGTQPGDVYSFGIIMQEVVVRGEPFCMLAFTPEEIIEKVKHPPPLIRPSVSKGAAPPEAINIMRQCWAEQAELRPDFNAVHEQFKKLNHGRKVNIVDTMFQMLEKYSNNLEELIRERTEQLDMEKKKTEQLLNRMLPNYVAEKLKLGMPVDPEEFEEVTIYFSDIVGFTTISVHSTPFQVVDLLNDLYTCFDATINAYNVYKVETIGDAYMVVGGLPVRIPDHSEQIATMALDLLHESGKFRIRHLPCTPLRLRIGLHTGPCCAGVVGLTMPRYCLFGDTVNTASRMESTGAAWRIHLSEATKCRLEKAGGFQIEYRGPTEIKGKGMMDTYWLLGREGFKKELPEPPSIEESHGMDESLIINSIPTVKESFADSISLDSCTRRMSLSEGPSKTPSPNPTFIKSMENSKFASLTRQYPDDKYAIVKSTSSDAPLIFGTPVSASEVAAALLGASTSSLCPYRKGPRATPKIQEETADISTPYSHYKCLSPKLRTGKLLRRQFSLDRSEEAKLAECESSPRLCKQNSAGAADLEKIEEIPLKISSTASSISSQIHSVLSASADSLVR; from the exons ATGCGTCGAAAAAGACCTTATGACG ATACCTGCGGCCCTCCAGAGAAACTCTATCGCGCCCTCGAAGCCGGCCCTGAACTGGTGGTGGGCTCTTTTCGGCCGGAATTATGCGGGTCCCTAACGCAATTTGCTCTCTATGTTAATACCACCCTGCGGTCCTGGAATTGTCCTGGT ACGTTCCAAGACGACCTCGGTCCTTCCACCGCTGAGATAGCCAGAGCGTTCGCCAGGGTCGTCATTGATATGAAGTGGAAATCGGTTGCCATGGTAACAGTtg CGTCCGGCTGGTGGTCAGCGCTCTCGCAGAGCTTGGACACGGAGCTAAGGGAGTCGGGAGTAGTCCCCAAGCACTCCTTTTTGCTCGAAACGGACAGCTCCCTGAGGAGCATCGAACAGAAgcttagaattttaaaaaaatccccttGCAGAG CTCTAGTGTTCTGCATGCCGGCCTCCTCGGGGATATTCAACTTCTCACGTACCCTCGAATTACCCTCTCACAACACCCTCTCGATTTTCTTGGACGTTCGAAGTCTGCCCTCGTGGAGATCCCTATTAAGGCAACGCAATAACACGGCGCCCACATTGTCGGACGTGCTTTTATTCGTGGAGAACGATACTGCGGACGGGACGTTTACGTCCACGGAAGAATACGTCGCAAAAAGTGTACGGAACGTCGTGAGTGGTTTAAGTTGGACGAGCAGATTCTCGTTAGTTGAAGTGTTTACGGACGGTTCGTTTAACCCAGTCGTGGTGATCACGGACGCCAATGGCAGCGCAATGGTGCCCGGGAGTTTTGAGAGGTGGTGGAGCACCCATGAGGAGCTGGACGACTGCGACGCCCTGTGCAGGGTATTGGCTAGCAGACTGTTTAG TGACTCGATTTACTGGGCGGCGTGCCTCGCAGTCTTCCTGATGGTGACTCTCCTGGGGGTCGCGCTGCTGTTCAGGTACCGGTGGTTGCAGAAGAGGACCTCCAAGGCGCCCTACAAGGTCTTGTTGGCCGCCTCCGATTTTACCTTCCCGCAATTGGGAGACAATCTCAGG GTAGACGAAGGCATCGAGGCCATGCTGAGCTGTTTCCTGCAGCAGCTGCAAGAATTCGGAGGCCCCGAAGTGGACAAGCCGGACTTGCTCCAAAACTCCGGGGGCGCCTCTGCGAGGACCCCGCTCAGAGTGGGCTCTAGCCCCAATTTGGCCAAACAAGTAATCGTCGATCCCCGTGTGAGATACAAC GGAGATTTGGTTCAAATGAAACCTGTGCCTTCGGTCGGCAGCTGCGAGCTCAAAGCGAAAGCCGTGGAACTGTTGGTCTTGTTACACGGACTGAGGCACGAGAATCTGAACCCTTTGATAG GTGTTCTGGCTGAGCCCCCCAGGGCGGCCCTCGTGTCCGAATACTGTGCCCGAGGCTCTCTTCAAGACGTGCTTCAACAGGACGACATCAAGCTGGACTGGTCGTTCCGTTTGAGCCTGCTCACTGATCTGGTTAGG GGaatgaaatatctccataccACGCAAATCCGCGTGCACGGCTACTTGACGTCCCGTAATTGCGTCATCGACGCCCGTTGGGTACTTAAAGTGACCGATTACGGACTGCCCGCCTTTTCCGAAGCTCAAGGCATCCAACTCCCTGCGAAAACCGCACGAG aTTTACTTTGGACCGCCCCGGAGCTGCTGCGCCACTGCACTTTGCGTAAAAGAGGCACCCAACCGGGAGACGTTTACTCTTTCGGCATCATCATGCAAGAGGTGGTAGTCCGCGGAGAACCCTTCTGCATGCTAGCTTTCACCCCCGAGGAGATAATCGAAAAAGTGAAGCACCCACCTCCCTTAATTCGGCCGTCCGTAAGCAAAGGCGCTGCGCCCCCTGAGGCGATCAACATTATGCGCCAGTGCTGGGCGGAGCAGGCGGAACTAAGACCTGATTTCAATGCTGTGCACGAGCAGTTCAAGAAGTTGAACCATGGAAGGAAGGTGAACATCGTGGACACCATGTTCCAGATGCTGGAGAAATACTCAAATAATTTAGAGGAGCTGATTAGGGAGAGGACGGAGCAGCTTGATatggagaaaaaaaagacTGAGCAGCTGTTGAATCGGATGCTGCCTAA TTACGTGGCGGAGAAGCTGAAGCTGGGCATGCCAGTAGACCCGGAAGAGTTCGAGGAAGTcaccatttatttttcagatataGTGGGTTTTACCACGATATCGGTGCACTCCACTCCCTTCCAG GTGGTGGACTTGCTCAATGATTTGTATACGTGTTTCGACGCCACAATTAACGCCTACAATGTATACAAAGTAGAGACCATTGGGGACGCATATATGGTGGTTGGCGGTCTACCAGTGCGAATTCCTGATCATTCCGAACAG ATAGCAACAATGGCCCTGGATTTGCTCCACGAAAGCGGCAAATTCCGTATTCGACACCTACCTTGTACCCCTTTGAGGTTGCGCATAGGGTTACATACAGGTCCCTGCTGCGCTGGCGTGGTGGGTTTGACTATGCCCCGGTACTGCCTTTTTGGGGATACTGTCAACACGGCCTCGCGAATGGAATCTACGG GAGCTGCGTGGCGCATACATTTGTCCGAAGCGACTAAATGCAGGCTGGAAAAGGCCGGAGGGTTTCAAATCGAGTATCGGGGACCTACGGAGATTAAGGGCAAAGGGATGATGGACACTTATTGGTTGTTAGGCAGAGAAGGGTTTAAGAAGGAGTTACCGGAACCTCCGTCAATTGA GGAAAGCCATGG GATGGACGAAAGCCTCATAATTAACTCTATTCCTACTGTCAAAGAGTCCTTCGCAGACTCTATATCTCTGGATTCGTGCACTCGACGCATGAGCTTAAGCGAGGGACCCAGCAAGACTCCCAGCCCCAACCCCACTTTCATAAAATCTATGGAAAATTCCAAGTTTGCCTCATTAACAAGACAATACCCGGACGACAA GTATGCGATAGTAAAGAGCACCTCAAGCGACGCGCCCCTAATATTCGGCACTCCAGTGTCGGCGTCCGAAGTAGCCGCCGCCCTATTGGGAGCCTCCACCAGTTCTCTGTGCCCCTACCGGAAGGGCCCAAGGGCCACGCCAAAAATACAG GAGGAAACGGCGGACATCAGCACGCCGTACAGCCACTATAAATGCCTTAGTCCGAAGCTGCGCACTGGCAAGCTCCTGCGCAGGCAGTTTAGCTTGGACCGATCTGAAGAGGCCAAATTGGCGGAGTGCGAG TCGAGTCCCCGACTGTGCAAACAAAACTCGGCAGGGGCAGCGGACTTGGAGAAAATTGAGGAGATTCCTTTGAAGATCTCCTCGACGGCTTCCTCGATTTCATCGCAGATACACAGCGTTCTCTCTGCATCGGCTGACTCTCTGGTTCGATAA
- the LOC136341761 gene encoding retinal guanylyl cyclase 1 isoform X4: protein MAGLRLLGLLACVVPLASFRTTRPLVVFTEMCYEPLNVTLVMDELGAGNITADVLGRNDTCGPPEKLYRALEAGPELVVGSFRPELCGSLTQFALYVNTTLRSWNCPGTFQDDLGPSTAEIARAFARVVIDMKWKSVAMVTVASGWWSALSQSLDTELRESGVVPKHSFLLETDSSLRSIEQKLRILKKSPCRALVFCMPASSGIFNFSRTLELPSHNTLSIFLDVRSLPSWRSLLRQRNNTAPTLSDVLLFVENDTADGTFTSTEEYVAKSVRNVVSGLSWTSRFSLVEVFTDGSFNPVVVITDANGSAMVPGSFERWWSTHEELDDCDALCRVLASRLFSDSIYWAACLAVFLMVTLLGVALLFRYRWLQKRTSKAPYKVLLAASDFTFPQLGDNLRVDEGIEAMLSCFLQQLQEFGGPEVDKPDLLQNSGGASARTPLRVGSSPNLAKQVIVDPRVRYNGDLVQMKPVPSVGSCELKAKAVELLVLLHGLRHENLNPLIGVLAEPPRAALVSEYCARGSLQDVLQQDDIKLDWSFRLSLLTDLVRGMKYLHTTQIRVHGYLTSRNCVIDARWVLKVTDYGLPAFSEAQGIQLPAKTARDLLWTAPELLRHCTLRKRGTQPGDVYSFGIIMQEVVVRGEPFCMLAFTPEEIIEKVKHPPPLIRPSVSKGAAPPEAINIMRQCWAEQAELRPDFNAVHEQFKKLNHGRKVNIVDTMFQMLEKYSNNLEELIRERTEQLDMEKKKTEQLLNRMLPNYVAEKLKLGMPVDPEEFEEVTIYFSDIVGFTTISVHSTPFQVVDLLNDLYTCFDATINAYNVYKVETIGDAYMVVGGLPVRIPDHSEQIATMALDLLHESGKFRIRHLPCTPLRLRIGLHTGPCCAGVVGLTMPRYCLFGDTVNTASRMESTGAAWRIHLSEATKCRLEKAGGFQIEYRGPTEIKGKGMMDTYWLLGREGFKKELPEPPSIEFWMNISHH, encoded by the exons ATACCTGCGGCCCTCCAGAGAAACTCTATCGCGCCCTCGAAGCCGGCCCTGAACTGGTGGTGGGCTCTTTTCGGCCGGAATTATGCGGGTCCCTAACGCAATTTGCTCTCTATGTTAATACCACCCTGCGGTCCTGGAATTGTCCTGGT ACGTTCCAAGACGACCTCGGTCCTTCCACCGCTGAGATAGCCAGAGCGTTCGCCAGGGTCGTCATTGATATGAAGTGGAAATCGGTTGCCATGGTAACAGTtg CGTCCGGCTGGTGGTCAGCGCTCTCGCAGAGCTTGGACACGGAGCTAAGGGAGTCGGGAGTAGTCCCCAAGCACTCCTTTTTGCTCGAAACGGACAGCTCCCTGAGGAGCATCGAACAGAAgcttagaattttaaaaaaatccccttGCAGAG CTCTAGTGTTCTGCATGCCGGCCTCCTCGGGGATATTCAACTTCTCACGTACCCTCGAATTACCCTCTCACAACACCCTCTCGATTTTCTTGGACGTTCGAAGTCTGCCCTCGTGGAGATCCCTATTAAGGCAACGCAATAACACGGCGCCCACATTGTCGGACGTGCTTTTATTCGTGGAGAACGATACTGCGGACGGGACGTTTACGTCCACGGAAGAATACGTCGCAAAAAGTGTACGGAACGTCGTGAGTGGTTTAAGTTGGACGAGCAGATTCTCGTTAGTTGAAGTGTTTACGGACGGTTCGTTTAACCCAGTCGTGGTGATCACGGACGCCAATGGCAGCGCAATGGTGCCCGGGAGTTTTGAGAGGTGGTGGAGCACCCATGAGGAGCTGGACGACTGCGACGCCCTGTGCAGGGTATTGGCTAGCAGACTGTTTAG TGACTCGATTTACTGGGCGGCGTGCCTCGCAGTCTTCCTGATGGTGACTCTCCTGGGGGTCGCGCTGCTGTTCAGGTACCGGTGGTTGCAGAAGAGGACCTCCAAGGCGCCCTACAAGGTCTTGTTGGCCGCCTCCGATTTTACCTTCCCGCAATTGGGAGACAATCTCAGG GTAGACGAAGGCATCGAGGCCATGCTGAGCTGTTTCCTGCAGCAGCTGCAAGAATTCGGAGGCCCCGAAGTGGACAAGCCGGACTTGCTCCAAAACTCCGGGGGCGCCTCTGCGAGGACCCCGCTCAGAGTGGGCTCTAGCCCCAATTTGGCCAAACAAGTAATCGTCGATCCCCGTGTGAGATACAAC GGAGATTTGGTTCAAATGAAACCTGTGCCTTCGGTCGGCAGCTGCGAGCTCAAAGCGAAAGCCGTGGAACTGTTGGTCTTGTTACACGGACTGAGGCACGAGAATCTGAACCCTTTGATAG GTGTTCTGGCTGAGCCCCCCAGGGCGGCCCTCGTGTCCGAATACTGTGCCCGAGGCTCTCTTCAAGACGTGCTTCAACAGGACGACATCAAGCTGGACTGGTCGTTCCGTTTGAGCCTGCTCACTGATCTGGTTAGG GGaatgaaatatctccataccACGCAAATCCGCGTGCACGGCTACTTGACGTCCCGTAATTGCGTCATCGACGCCCGTTGGGTACTTAAAGTGACCGATTACGGACTGCCCGCCTTTTCCGAAGCTCAAGGCATCCAACTCCCTGCGAAAACCGCACGAG aTTTACTTTGGACCGCCCCGGAGCTGCTGCGCCACTGCACTTTGCGTAAAAGAGGCACCCAACCGGGAGACGTTTACTCTTTCGGCATCATCATGCAAGAGGTGGTAGTCCGCGGAGAACCCTTCTGCATGCTAGCTTTCACCCCCGAGGAGATAATCGAAAAAGTGAAGCACCCACCTCCCTTAATTCGGCCGTCCGTAAGCAAAGGCGCTGCGCCCCCTGAGGCGATCAACATTATGCGCCAGTGCTGGGCGGAGCAGGCGGAACTAAGACCTGATTTCAATGCTGTGCACGAGCAGTTCAAGAAGTTGAACCATGGAAGGAAGGTGAACATCGTGGACACCATGTTCCAGATGCTGGAGAAATACTCAAATAATTTAGAGGAGCTGATTAGGGAGAGGACGGAGCAGCTTGATatggagaaaaaaaagacTGAGCAGCTGTTGAATCGGATGCTGCCTAA TTACGTGGCGGAGAAGCTGAAGCTGGGCATGCCAGTAGACCCGGAAGAGTTCGAGGAAGTcaccatttatttttcagatataGTGGGTTTTACCACGATATCGGTGCACTCCACTCCCTTCCAG GTGGTGGACTTGCTCAATGATTTGTATACGTGTTTCGACGCCACAATTAACGCCTACAATGTATACAAAGTAGAGACCATTGGGGACGCATATATGGTGGTTGGCGGTCTACCAGTGCGAATTCCTGATCATTCCGAACAG ATAGCAACAATGGCCCTGGATTTGCTCCACGAAAGCGGCAAATTCCGTATTCGACACCTACCTTGTACCCCTTTGAGGTTGCGCATAGGGTTACATACAGGTCCCTGCTGCGCTGGCGTGGTGGGTTTGACTATGCCCCGGTACTGCCTTTTTGGGGATACTGTCAACACGGCCTCGCGAATGGAATCTACGG GAGCTGCGTGGCGCATACATTTGTCCGAAGCGACTAAATGCAGGCTGGAAAAGGCCGGAGGGTTTCAAATCGAGTATCGGGGACCTACGGAGATTAAGGGCAAAGGGATGATGGACACTTATTGGTTGTTAGGCAGAGAAGGGTTTAAGAAGGAGTTACCGGAACCTCCGTCAATTGA ATTTTGGATGAATATTTCTCATCACTGA
- the LOC136341761 gene encoding retinal guanylyl cyclase 1 isoform X1, giving the protein MAGLRLLGLLACVVPLASFRTTRPLVVFTEMCYEPLNVTLVMDELGAGNITADVLGRNDTCGPPEKLYRALEAGPELVVGSFRPELCGSLTQFALYVNTTLRSWNCPGTFQDDLGPSTAEIARAFARVVIDMKWKSVAMVTVASGWWSALSQSLDTELRESGVVPKHSFLLETDSSLRSIEQKLRILKKSPCRALVFCMPASSGIFNFSRTLELPSHNTLSIFLDVRSLPSWRSLLRQRNNTAPTLSDVLLFVENDTADGTFTSTEEYVAKSVRNVVSGLSWTSRFSLVEVFTDGSFNPVVVITDANGSAMVPGSFERWWSTHEELDDCDALCRVLASRLFSDSIYWAACLAVFLMVTLLGVALLFRYRWLQKRTSKAPYKVLLAASDFTFPQLGDNLRVDEGIEAMLSCFLQQLQEFGGPEVDKPDLLQNSGGASARTPLRVGSSPNLAKQVIVDPRVRYNGDLVQMKPVPSVGSCELKAKAVELLVLLHGLRHENLNPLIGVLAEPPRAALVSEYCARGSLQDVLQQDDIKLDWSFRLSLLTDLVRGMKYLHTTQIRVHGYLTSRNCVIDARWVLKVTDYGLPAFSEAQGIQLPAKTARDLLWTAPELLRHCTLRKRGTQPGDVYSFGIIMQEVVVRGEPFCMLAFTPEEIIEKVKHPPPLIRPSVSKGAAPPEAINIMRQCWAEQAELRPDFNAVHEQFKKLNHGRKVNIVDTMFQMLEKYSNNLEELIRERTEQLDMEKKKTEQLLNRMLPNYVAEKLKLGMPVDPEEFEEVTIYFSDIVGFTTISVHSTPFQVVDLLNDLYTCFDATINAYNVYKVETIGDAYMVVGGLPVRIPDHSEQIATMALDLLHESGKFRIRHLPCTPLRLRIGLHTGPCCAGVVGLTMPRYCLFGDTVNTASRMESTGAAWRIHLSEATKCRLEKAGGFQIEYRGPTEIKGKGMMDTYWLLGREGFKKELPEPPSIEESHGMDESLIINSIPTVKESFADSISLDSCTRRMSLSEGPSKTPSPNPTFIKSMENSKFASLTRQYPDDKYAIVKSTSSDAPLIFGTPVSASEVAAALLGASTSSLCPYRKGPRATPKIQEETADISTPYSHYKCLSPKLRTGKLLRRQFSLDRSEEAKLAECESSPRLCKQNSAGAADLEKIEEIPLKISSTASSISSQIHSVLSASADSLVR; this is encoded by the exons ATACCTGCGGCCCTCCAGAGAAACTCTATCGCGCCCTCGAAGCCGGCCCTGAACTGGTGGTGGGCTCTTTTCGGCCGGAATTATGCGGGTCCCTAACGCAATTTGCTCTCTATGTTAATACCACCCTGCGGTCCTGGAATTGTCCTGGT ACGTTCCAAGACGACCTCGGTCCTTCCACCGCTGAGATAGCCAGAGCGTTCGCCAGGGTCGTCATTGATATGAAGTGGAAATCGGTTGCCATGGTAACAGTtg CGTCCGGCTGGTGGTCAGCGCTCTCGCAGAGCTTGGACACGGAGCTAAGGGAGTCGGGAGTAGTCCCCAAGCACTCCTTTTTGCTCGAAACGGACAGCTCCCTGAGGAGCATCGAACAGAAgcttagaattttaaaaaaatccccttGCAGAG CTCTAGTGTTCTGCATGCCGGCCTCCTCGGGGATATTCAACTTCTCACGTACCCTCGAATTACCCTCTCACAACACCCTCTCGATTTTCTTGGACGTTCGAAGTCTGCCCTCGTGGAGATCCCTATTAAGGCAACGCAATAACACGGCGCCCACATTGTCGGACGTGCTTTTATTCGTGGAGAACGATACTGCGGACGGGACGTTTACGTCCACGGAAGAATACGTCGCAAAAAGTGTACGGAACGTCGTGAGTGGTTTAAGTTGGACGAGCAGATTCTCGTTAGTTGAAGTGTTTACGGACGGTTCGTTTAACCCAGTCGTGGTGATCACGGACGCCAATGGCAGCGCAATGGTGCCCGGGAGTTTTGAGAGGTGGTGGAGCACCCATGAGGAGCTGGACGACTGCGACGCCCTGTGCAGGGTATTGGCTAGCAGACTGTTTAG TGACTCGATTTACTGGGCGGCGTGCCTCGCAGTCTTCCTGATGGTGACTCTCCTGGGGGTCGCGCTGCTGTTCAGGTACCGGTGGTTGCAGAAGAGGACCTCCAAGGCGCCCTACAAGGTCTTGTTGGCCGCCTCCGATTTTACCTTCCCGCAATTGGGAGACAATCTCAGG GTAGACGAAGGCATCGAGGCCATGCTGAGCTGTTTCCTGCAGCAGCTGCAAGAATTCGGAGGCCCCGAAGTGGACAAGCCGGACTTGCTCCAAAACTCCGGGGGCGCCTCTGCGAGGACCCCGCTCAGAGTGGGCTCTAGCCCCAATTTGGCCAAACAAGTAATCGTCGATCCCCGTGTGAGATACAAC GGAGATTTGGTTCAAATGAAACCTGTGCCTTCGGTCGGCAGCTGCGAGCTCAAAGCGAAAGCCGTGGAACTGTTGGTCTTGTTACACGGACTGAGGCACGAGAATCTGAACCCTTTGATAG GTGTTCTGGCTGAGCCCCCCAGGGCGGCCCTCGTGTCCGAATACTGTGCCCGAGGCTCTCTTCAAGACGTGCTTCAACAGGACGACATCAAGCTGGACTGGTCGTTCCGTTTGAGCCTGCTCACTGATCTGGTTAGG GGaatgaaatatctccataccACGCAAATCCGCGTGCACGGCTACTTGACGTCCCGTAATTGCGTCATCGACGCCCGTTGGGTACTTAAAGTGACCGATTACGGACTGCCCGCCTTTTCCGAAGCTCAAGGCATCCAACTCCCTGCGAAAACCGCACGAG aTTTACTTTGGACCGCCCCGGAGCTGCTGCGCCACTGCACTTTGCGTAAAAGAGGCACCCAACCGGGAGACGTTTACTCTTTCGGCATCATCATGCAAGAGGTGGTAGTCCGCGGAGAACCCTTCTGCATGCTAGCTTTCACCCCCGAGGAGATAATCGAAAAAGTGAAGCACCCACCTCCCTTAATTCGGCCGTCCGTAAGCAAAGGCGCTGCGCCCCCTGAGGCGATCAACATTATGCGCCAGTGCTGGGCGGAGCAGGCGGAACTAAGACCTGATTTCAATGCTGTGCACGAGCAGTTCAAGAAGTTGAACCATGGAAGGAAGGTGAACATCGTGGACACCATGTTCCAGATGCTGGAGAAATACTCAAATAATTTAGAGGAGCTGATTAGGGAGAGGACGGAGCAGCTTGATatggagaaaaaaaagacTGAGCAGCTGTTGAATCGGATGCTGCCTAA TTACGTGGCGGAGAAGCTGAAGCTGGGCATGCCAGTAGACCCGGAAGAGTTCGAGGAAGTcaccatttatttttcagatataGTGGGTTTTACCACGATATCGGTGCACTCCACTCCCTTCCAG GTGGTGGACTTGCTCAATGATTTGTATACGTGTTTCGACGCCACAATTAACGCCTACAATGTATACAAAGTAGAGACCATTGGGGACGCATATATGGTGGTTGGCGGTCTACCAGTGCGAATTCCTGATCATTCCGAACAG ATAGCAACAATGGCCCTGGATTTGCTCCACGAAAGCGGCAAATTCCGTATTCGACACCTACCTTGTACCCCTTTGAGGTTGCGCATAGGGTTACATACAGGTCCCTGCTGCGCTGGCGTGGTGGGTTTGACTATGCCCCGGTACTGCCTTTTTGGGGATACTGTCAACACGGCCTCGCGAATGGAATCTACGG GAGCTGCGTGGCGCATACATTTGTCCGAAGCGACTAAATGCAGGCTGGAAAAGGCCGGAGGGTTTCAAATCGAGTATCGGGGACCTACGGAGATTAAGGGCAAAGGGATGATGGACACTTATTGGTTGTTAGGCAGAGAAGGGTTTAAGAAGGAGTTACCGGAACCTCCGTCAATTGA GGAAAGCCATGG GATGGACGAAAGCCTCATAATTAACTCTATTCCTACTGTCAAAGAGTCCTTCGCAGACTCTATATCTCTGGATTCGTGCACTCGACGCATGAGCTTAAGCGAGGGACCCAGCAAGACTCCCAGCCCCAACCCCACTTTCATAAAATCTATGGAAAATTCCAAGTTTGCCTCATTAACAAGACAATACCCGGACGACAA GTATGCGATAGTAAAGAGCACCTCAAGCGACGCGCCCCTAATATTCGGCACTCCAGTGTCGGCGTCCGAAGTAGCCGCCGCCCTATTGGGAGCCTCCACCAGTTCTCTGTGCCCCTACCGGAAGGGCCCAAGGGCCACGCCAAAAATACAG GAGGAAACGGCGGACATCAGCACGCCGTACAGCCACTATAAATGCCTTAGTCCGAAGCTGCGCACTGGCAAGCTCCTGCGCAGGCAGTTTAGCTTGGACCGATCTGAAGAGGCCAAATTGGCGGAGTGCGAG TCGAGTCCCCGACTGTGCAAACAAAACTCGGCAGGGGCAGCGGACTTGGAGAAAATTGAGGAGATTCCTTTGAAGATCTCCTCGACGGCTTCCTCGATTTCATCGCAGATACACAGCGTTCTCTCTGCATCGGCTGACTCTCTGGTTCGATAA